Within the Eucalyptus grandis isolate ANBG69807.140 chromosome 1, ASM1654582v1, whole genome shotgun sequence genome, the region ATTTTGTTGATGAAACAAACGAAGCCGTAATCATGAATCCACGTCCATTAAccgtaattttgtttttctagtgGGGCATTACCAACTATCTTATTCTAAATTCTCACAATAGTATTCAATTTGCCTAGTCTGCAAAATTTTCTAGAGGCAACTCTACGGTATTTCCAGACTAAAATACAATACGCTATAACGGACATTGAATCTTCTTTCCTGAAAGAAGTTAACCGTAATTTAGCAGCTCCCTTCACTAACTTGCCTCTAGCCTAATGGCTTTAAGATATCTCTCGAGAAAACCATTTCGAGGGTTTAAAATGTCGGTACTTTCAACCCCAAGCCACATACGTCGGATCCCTCCCTTTCAACAGATGCATGGAAGCCGATTCATCTATAAGGACAGTAATCTAGTAAAAACCAGTGATCGCCAGTAATTTGGTCCACAAATTCAATCCTTTCTGAGCCCATGGCATGGTAGAACTAGAATGATAAACAGAGATAGAACCGGCTGTACCAGGATGTGTGCATTACGCCAACAAGCAAGCATAGTGTTCATACTTTGATTTAGAGACTCATAATACACATGACTCACCTCAAGCTATTGAGATAAATAGCATTCATACTTCGATTTAGAAACTCATAATtgttggggaaaaagaaaataatatttgtgGAGAAAGCCCAGATAATTTTTCCCGCTactatttttgtgaaaattaaataagataaaatattaaatgaaagcagtaaagatgaataataaataacaccaaaatttttaacgtggaaaaccctccaaggtgaagggaaaaaccacgggaccgtaGTCCACTTCAAACTTTCACTATGATAAATAATGGGATACAACTTTATCCAAAGGTGGATCTCTTGCTCTCTTCAATTTGTGGATCTAAACCTCTCATAAACTGGATAACTCACTCAAAAATAActctcttttgatattttcttttttttcttttttttttctcttttttttttctttttacttttatacACTCACTATCATATATATTCTACTACAGATATACATAATTGTATCGGCCTCTCCAATTGGGACTGACCTACTCAACAATAATAAACACTAAAGCTGTTGAGATAAATAGTAAGTCCCCGTGGCCAATGCCCTGAATGTCAAATCCCAAAAGGTTGTCCGGGAGTAAGTAGTGCTTGATCAGCAGCCACAAGATTCAGGCCCTGTTCCCAACCATTCTTGTCGTCTTCAGTATCTAAAGAGCAATACAGATAATATTAGAATGTGACCACACTTCACACGCCATGATTGCTTATTTCTCATGACCATAGATGAATATTCAGTGAACGTTACAGTACTAATGAGGCCATCACTATGTCCACTGCAGGTTTCCCAAGATGTTAGATGCATTGATCATGGAAATTACATTTCGATCAGTCCTTACAATCAGATAAGTGAGATAATGCAACTGCTGcagagaaaaaaatcagaagtaaTATCTTAGAATACACCTATATAACTTTCTTTGTATGCAGTTACAACATTTGGTAAGTTGACTAGGCtcaatcaaacccctaaaaagAGCTTACCAGTGTGATAAAATTGAGTCAAGCATTATACTTGAGATGCCAAATGATTTAGCCTTTCAAATGAGCCAGCTTTACATTTACTTGTTTAGTTCCCAAATGGGATTGATAATAGCAGATATCACAAAAATATCCCTCTTTTAAACTCATTAAATGGGTTCCTAATGTGGTCAGGTGTTGAGTGTTTTTTTGGCACTCTCTCTATtggcagaaaaagaaagaaaaaggacaaactGCTTTCCTTAAGGAGAAGAAATGAGCTAATGCACTTCCTACTCTTCCATACACAAGCACGAATCTGTCCGCTGAAAAAGGATTGCGACAGAAACCAAAGCCGTATAGGTGATAACGTTCTCCTTTCATTCCAGCAAATGATGCTCTCACCACATTCATCATCGCTGTGAATAGTAATTCTGCCTATTTTCAGTGTAGATGTCCCAaactttcttctcaattttttcacAAGACAGTATTAGACAATCCCATTATACAACACAATCGACTACATTACAGGGAGAAAATTCAACTTACTGGGAGCTAGGAAGCTTGATGATGGCCCGTAGAGTTGTCCGTATGGCTGTATATTTGTATTTGCTGAAGGCTCCGTTTGGTTCGAACTGTAAAAACTTTGGTTCCACGTGGCATTTTGGGAATTGAGACTCTGTAATTGTATTGGCAATCCAGCAGAAGTAATACCACCGTtttctggagagagagagagagagagagagagagagagagagagagtttgaacTATCAGAATTTTGTCGCATATAGACATGGATATGAGCTatttaagtaataaaaaattttcttgGTATTTTCTACTTCTATGACGTGGTAACAAAGCCTTAGAGGCGATAGTGTTTTCTGCTTTCGTGCCAGCAAGTCATACTCTCACCCCATTCATCATCATGGCGAATATTAGTTCTGCATATTTTCTTATAGACGTCCCAATTTTCCACAAGACTGGATAACAATACGACGCCGCAAAGCAATCAACATTACAGGCAGAAAATTCAACTTATTGAAACCTTGGAAACTTCCGAATGGCTGTACACAAGGCTCCATTTGGTTCAAACCACCAATAATCGGGTTCCACGTGGCATGTTGGGAATGGAGACTTTGTGGTTGTATTGGCAATCGAGCAGCAGTCCTACCACTGTTTCCtgaggagagaaagaggggaCGAAGAGAGAGATTTAAAACGGTCCTGAAATACGTTTGAAGAACCAATAATTATGACATTACGACTAAATTCCCTTCTCGAAGATGCATCATCCGtcgatttcaattaatttgattgagGCCCTAAAATACACCTCAAGAAAACCAAATAATCAGGACATTGCGATTATATGCTTCATGAGAAATGATAATAGTGATGGTCCTCCCTTGTAAAATATTTCGGCATAGTCTTGTTTGACTCCATGTCACTAATGGAACCGTTGATTTCAATCACCTCCGAagccatatcatcatcatcggcATTCTTGTAATACTCACTAAGGGTGTACCATCATTCGAGTTGAGTGTTAGTGTTTTTTTGGCACTCTCTCTATGGTTGCTCTTTGTGCATTTCTtggcagaaaaaagaaagaaaaaggacaaaactgCTTTCCTTAAGGAGAAGAATTGAGGTAATGCGATTCCTACTCCTCATTACACAAGCAAGAATCTGTCCGATGAAATAGGTTCATAACCCTAGGCCAAAGCCGAAGAGGTGATAACAATCGACTTTTGTTCCAGCAAGTTATATTCACACCACATATATCATCACAGAGAAAATTCATTCTGAATATTTTTAGTGTGAAGTCCCAATCTTTGTTCTCAATTTTTCCACAAGACAGGATAAACAATATTATGCCACGAAGAAATTGACATTGGATGGAGAAATTTCAACGTACTTAAAGCTGGGAAGCCTGATGTTGACCCGTACGGTTGTACTAATCGCTCCATTTGGTTCAATGGAGCAGCAGTAATGTCCCGATTTCCTGGAGAGAGATTAGAAATAAATTAGTATCCGATTGATGAAGCCCATAATAGAAATGTGGCAAGCCAGGAAAGGCAAGTCTCCTAGGTGTGGGATCAACATAAAGTCCATAAGTTCCTAATGTTGTGATTTATACACAGTTCAGCTAAATAGATTTAGGTCCCAAAACCCTCTGAAGAACCAATAACAAGGGCATTGCAATCACATACTTCATGAGAAACGAGAATAGACAATAATGCTCCTCCCTCgtaaaatatttcatcataCTCTTGACTGACTGTATGCTACTTATGGAACAGTTGATTTTAACCACCTCCAAACCCTTATCATTGGAAGCCAGTATATTTCCCTCCCTCCCAAAGATGTATGCTACTGTGAAAGGTTTTAGTTGCAACATATCACTTTGATGAtctaaaatcacaaaaaaaaaagtggctaCATCTCAGCTAGTGTTTAATTATAAgcaaccttttcttttcctcgcaGCCAATTAGAGCATATACCTTCCACTGAGGATGCTGAAGTTCTAGGAGGTACTTTCAAACCAACATGACTGCCCAATCTCGGTGGAGGCGTATTGTTGTGAGCTGGATGGAGGCATTGTTGATCTCCTAGAACTTCACGTGGAAAAGaacacgagatcttctccgacaTGGAACTTGAAGAAGCCTCAGCTTCGTGTGGTGAGACATCATTCCAATTCTCATAGGCCTTTTTCACCAATTTATCTGCACAGACCTGGAAGACTTGAAAGTAACTACTTCCTCAACCAGTCGCTTTATCAGGGTTATCTTACACCCTAGGTGACTCAAATAATTCAGGCTGGACATGTATGGATATCAAAGGCACTAAGAAGATGTGTCTAATATGTTCCCTTTTTTCTCAGACAGATCAAACAAGGTAGGAAGATGCAAAGTTGGTGGTCAAAATACCAATAAGGAAAATCGTGGACATCAAGTTCACAGAATTTGATTAAAGCAACAAAAAGCATCTCGACTTGAAAGTACCATAACATGGTGAATGAGTCAAAAACTTAGAACTCTGTATGAGCATACAGTGCTCCTAACTGCTAACTGCACTCCTCATGTTGCGGACGGTGGTTGTGGTCCCACAGAGGGTGCTTCTGGTGATGTCTTCTCAAGGGGTGAGAGTAAAAGAAGAGGGCAGCCTTTGGAGGAGTTTGAATTGGATGTGGATGGAGTCATTGGTCTTGGTGCTGATGGGGGTTGATGAGGCAAGATTCTCTTTTCATCAGTTCCATTGTCGAATCGTTTTGAGGTAAACAATGAGGAGGATGTCTCCTTTCGGGTGCTTAACAATATCAAGGCTGTTGGCCAGATCCTTGGAGTctccttgaaaaaaattaacGAATTGAAACGCCTTCAGTGATCCACCAATAATGATAAAACTCCCGACAGAAAAAGGAGGTTGAGTGGTAGCAGTGGAAAGGACTCTTCATTGTTTATATGAAGGTCAATATTAGGTCTTGGATTGTCAGGGGGCTGAATGATGGAGACAAGAGAATGGTGATAAAAAATTTTAGTGGAGACGGACATAGTGTCAATAGGAGACTAAAATGGAAGATTGTCAGCTGGATGTTGCCAGGAAAACTCTATTCTGAGACTTCGGTATAATGGAAAGTTATATGTGCATGTAAATGCTTTAAACGACATTGTAGATGATTTGTATTGTAAATGAGCTCTTTTGGTGCTAAAATTTTCTCTACATGGCTTTGCCCCCATTTTGAGCCCATtttcttttacctataaataaaataaaaaattcatcagAGAAACTCtattttgtgtttgtttttgcttttcccCTGGCATTTACAAAGCTGATTAAAACAGCTTAGCATCAGAGACACCCCGTTAGGAACTGGAAATTGCAATCATCAACAGAAAATAATCTCTAATTCAACATAAATAAATGCACTGAATTTTTAGGAACGGCTATCTGATTAACTATCATGACTACGTTATATTGACAATGGAGATAAAATTTTTTACTGATAATCTGAGGTCAGGGGGTGTCCCTTGCAGATTGCATGGCAAATACCAGAAAAGGTAAAATTTCCCTGTTACCTTCTGCTCGGGGGAAAATATGTCAGCAGCATAATACATCCCGCCCGCAGTTAGGCCTCTGACTTGACCAACGCTGTTGAATATAACACCGCAATCATTTTCATTATACACGTAGAGTTTCCCATTCGGAGTGCAAGTTTTTGCATGAAGTAGGAGGGCTTTCCACTTCTTCTCTGTCATGCCAAGAATCTGCAATGAACAAACACGTCATTACTCTTCTTGGTTTAGGGAGTTCAATCCAAATTGAGAACCATCTGCAAAATCTCACATTTCTCAGTTTCTCAGAGTCCATGGAGAGTCGTCGTAAAAACTCTTCCACCTTACATATTCCAGTATCAACCAGCCTCTTGTGAAATGTTCCATCCTTCCTGATACTTTCCAATCTCCAGACGTCATCGTCAGATGCTGGTGGATAGTGTTTCTTGTATGCTGTAAAGTGAGTAGAGGATGAAATTGCAGTAATGACAAGATCAATAGGCCAAACAAAACTTGTTGTGCAACTAAAAAATCTCTAAGCTATTAGGTGAAGTTTTGAGACAGATTAGCTAAGGAAGCCCTTATTCTAGCTTCACTCAGTTTAGTGAGATTTCCCCATCTTTGGCAATCTTCTTCAACCACCAGACTTCATCATCCGATACAGGCGGATGATGTTTTTTATCCTGCAAAATGAAGAGAACAAAGTCAGTAAGGTCTCAGTCGCTATTAGATTAATGAGTAGCAGCAAACATCGATAGGCGTGCAAACCTCTTCTCTATGACCTTGACAGCTCGTAATAGAGTATGGGCAGGATAATCTTTGGGCGGTACAATAATGACGAGTATTCCCTTTACTACAAGACTAAACTTTCAATATACAAAACGCCCACGGGCATCCGACGATGCCACATTTTACATGGTACCATTTCTAACTAGAAATGGTACAAAATAGTCTCCACTCGAATAGTGGTGGGACGCGTCCGGTGGCTGGCGACCTGCGATCGGCGGCGGCCGGTAGCTGACGACCTTGGCAGAGTCGTGGTAGTGGGGGAGGACGAGGCCGTCCTTCTCGAGGGCGAGCTTGGCGGCCCTGATGTTGCCCTCGCAGAGCATCAGGAGCTCAGACGGGCACCAGGCGTGGTATGACCCGCCCCCCCTACACTTTCTTTGCGAGCGGCCGGCAGCTGGCGGGAAGAGGAGCCAAGCAAGCGAGGCTACGGAGCGCGACggaggagagaaagagggaaaaagggaagcGAAAGGAGAGCGAAAGTGAAGCGAGCTGAGTCAGCAAGGGGGAGGAGGGCGTGAATTTATAGAGGGGGCGGAGTCGACAAGAGCGGGTAGGAGGTTTCCGTTCCGTTACCTGAATCGTAGCGGATGACGACGGTGACGAAGATATGACGtcacttagagagagagagagagacggcaACTTTTGCccgagggagggaaggagggagagagggtgaGTCTCGGTATGCCAAGGACCCACCCAACTACGTCCCCTCTTTCCCGCAAAGAGTGAGGGGTGcatgataaattaaaatttttcttcagaaataatttttctatttcagatttatttttaaaataaaaattcatttgataaaattattttattttttgatttctaaaataattctttttagaaataaatttagataagaaatcgaagtaaaaatattttacttttctatttctataataaaaatgagaaataaaaattcttcttatcGTTCATTGTCCGGGTCGTCCATACATCACCGTCGACCACCATCCGCCGGTTATCGCCTCCCCGGTTGCCGGCCGCCACAACCGCCATTTGCTGGTTGCCAATGCCACCACCGTCCGCTAGCTTGCCGGTTGTTGgccatcgcccgccgccgctGTTCGCCAACCACCAATTGCCGGCCACCGTCGCTGCTGCCACCATTCGTCGATTGCCGCCAGCCACTGCCGTTGCTAGTCACTACTCGCCGCCACTATCCCCAAGgcattttgtgtcattatcaaaacaaatttctatttttatagtaaaaattttatgtcgttatcaaatgggtatctttgttttaaaattctcctataaatagaaatagaaaaatctacttttccagaaatcaatttctggccaaaatagTTATTATTAGCACCCTAAAACTAATTCGATCTATCTTATTTAGATTTGTAACCTGTTTTATtcttatccttttctttcttttttttttttttttaaatttttaatttctttttctttttccttttaaaatttcaagtttatttCTGATATGGTGCTTGCTATTAAgattgtaataataataaaaaaaactactttGGTCTTTTTTATTAGACATATTGAACGGAGTTATTATAGGGACTTTTCCAtatcaatttaacaagttttatgatttcaACATAAAAATGCGATACTGCAAAAGTTATTATATATACATTGTGTCCTACGTTCCCTAACGGGAAAGGCATCTGTTTTTGCTTCTCGGATCCGTGTATTCTTACCATCACGCGATGCCACTTTGAGCCCTATCCTGAAACTTTTGCTTCGATTCCAGCTGGAATTGTCAGTAAACATCTAGTTTCCCAGCTCCCCAACACCTGCCTTGAGCTTTACTTGGAGATTTCCTGTCAAAAGCGGCCTCTTTCCTTCTCGCTCTTTAACAACGTAGCTATCAAACTCTTCTGAGCCCAATTTTCCTCATCGTCTCTGTTGAAGTCACCTTCAAGCACAACGACGTCCAACTTGATGGAGGCTTCTGGCCCTGACGTAACGACATCCCCTGTATCCGCATCGATCAATGCAACGGAAATGCGAGCACCACCCTCTCCTTCTAGTTTCTTTTCAGTAAATAGAGGAAGTAAGAGTTTGTTTTGAAGTCGAAGCCGTAAGTTTCTTGTGTCATTCTTCGCGGTAGATTTACCATTAGCCCTGCATTCTCTCGAGAGAACAACCATTAGAAATAGGAACGGGTACAGAAGCGGGAAATTGGAAAAGTAGCTACAAAGAGAGACAAACTACCAACATGGTATGTGCATTTGTACCTTGCAAGGTGGGGACA harbors:
- the LOC104452788 gene encoding calmodulin-binding protein 60 D-like, producing MDSEKLRNILGMTEKKWKALLLHAKTCTPNGKLYVYNENDCGVIFNSVGQVRGLTAGGMYYAADIFSPEQKVCADKLVKKAYENWNDVSPHEAEASSSSMSEKISCSFPREVLGDQQCLHPAHNNTPPPRLGSHVGLKVPPRTSASSVEGICSNWLRGKEKVAYN
- the LOC120295372 gene encoding calmodulin-binding protein 60 D-like, translated to MGLANIHCPHLARANGKSTAKNDTRNLRLRLQNKLLLPLFTEKKLEGEGGARISVALIDADTGDVVTSGPEASIKLDVVVLEGDFNRDDEENWAQKSLIATLLKSEKERGRF